One Bacteroidota bacterium genomic window, ATTAGTTGACGCGGCCTCTATTCAGACTTTTTATGAAAATTTATTCAGTAAGCAGGGGTTTAAAATTTGTTATCTAAGTTTCCGGTTCTATTCCAACTTGAAACCTGAAACCTGAAACTTTTTCATTTTTTGGGATAATCCACATTATAATGAAGTCCCCGGCTTTCTTTCCTTTCCTGCGCTCCGATTATTATCAGGTATGCAACGTTGATCAGGTTTCTTAGTTCGCAAAGCTTTGGTGATATGGTTGTTTTGTTATAGAGGGCTTCATTCTCTTTATAAAGTATTTCAAGACGGTCAAAGGCTCTTTGCAAACGCAGGTTGGAACGCACTATTCCTACATAATAGGTCATAATAGCCTGTACCTCACGTAAACTTTGCGTGATCAGGATCATTTCTTCGGGAGCTTCAGTCCCCTCAGCATCCCAATCGGGTATACCGTTGCAGTATGATGTTGCTTTTGCCGCATCAATAGCATCTTTACTTGCCAGGTTCGCATACACTACTGCTTCAAGCAATGAATTAGAAGCTAACCGGTTAGCACCATGCAATCCTGTTGAGGAGCACTCTCCAACTGCATACAGATTTTTCAATGAAGCACGGCCTTTTTTATCCACTTTAATGCCTCCGCACATATAATGTGCAGCGGGTGCTACAGGGATCATTTTTTTACCCGTATCAATCCCTAGTGTTTTGCACTTGTTGAAAATATTCGGAAAGTGTTCAGTGAATTTTTTTTGATCGAGATGCGTGCAATCCAGGTAAACAAAATCTTCCCCCCGTAATTTCATTTCATTATCAATTGCGCGGGCCACAATATCGCGTGGTGCGAGTGATAGGCGGCTATCGTATTTATGCATGAATTCTTTTCCATCCTGCGTTCTTAAAATTCCACCGAAACCGCGAACGGCTTCTGAGATGAGAAATGAAGGATTCTCCCCCGGGTTATAAAGTGCAGTTGGGTGAAATTGGTAAAATTCCATATTTTCAATAGTCCCCTTGGCGCGGTATACCATTGATATGCCATCGCCTGTGGCAATTCCAGGATTAGTAGTAACGCTGTATACATTTCCGGCACCGCCTGTTGCCACTAAAGTTGTTTTTGCAATAATGGTTTCTATTCTTCCCGTCTTTTCATTCAATACATAAGCTCCGTAACATGTAATATCAGGTGTTCTGCGGGTTACTTCAATTCCAAGATGATGTTGGGTAAGGATATCAATGGCGAAGTGATGCGGCAATATTTCTATATTAGGGTGCTTGTGCACCTGTTCGAGTAAAGCGCGCTCTATTTCAAATCCTGTATTGTCCTTATGATGCAATACCCGGTGTTCTGAGTGTCCGCCTTCTTTGGCCAGGTCATATTCGCCTGTTGAGGTTTTGTCAAAACGGGCTCCTAATGAAATTAATTCTTTTATACTTTCTGTTGATTCGGCAATTACCATTCGGACTACATCCTCATCACACAAACCATCACCGCAAATTATGGTGTCTTTAATATGTTTTTCATACGAATCGGGTTTGTGCATCACCGCCGCAATACCGCCCTGGGCATATTTGGTATTGGATTCATCTTCAGTGGCTTTGGTTACCATGCACACTTTGCCGTGAGGCGCAACTTTAAGCGCATAGCTCAGGCCGGCAATACCCGAGCCCAAAATCAGGAAATCAACGTGTCGTTTCAAATTTCTTACCTTTGTAGTGTAAAAATAATCTGTGTAAAGTTAATAGTTCCCAATAATTACCACTATGGAATCACCAGTAAAAAAACCGGTTGTAATATATGCTGAAAGCACCCCCAATCCTTCAGCTATGAAATTTGTTGCTAACAGGCTGTTGGTGCCTGAAGGAGCAACGGTTGAATACAAAACCCCTGCGGAAGCTAAAACATCACCTCTGGCTTTGCAGCTTTTTATGTTTTCATTTGTAAAGCAGGTATTCATTGCGGGGAATTATATTACCATTACTAAGAATGATACTGTTGTATGGGAAGATGTTATTCAACATGCCAGGGATTTTATCAAACTGTTTTTGGAAGAAGGAAATGCTGTGGTAAATGAATTGCCCCAAAAGGAAGTAGCTACTGACAATACATTTGTTGAAACAAAAAGTGTTTATACTGAACACACAGCGCCGGTTACCGAAATAGAAACAAAAATAGTTGAGATACTTGAAGAATATATTCGTCCGGCAGTAGAGCAGGATGGAGGACTGATCACGTTCAAGTCTTTTACTAATGGTATAGTGACTGTTCAGATGAAAGGCTCCTGCAGTGGTTGCCCATCATCAACACTAACACTAAAGGCTGGTATTGAAGGCTTATTGAAGCGTATGGTACCCGATGTGAAAGAAGTAGTGGCGGAAGCGGTTTGAAAGGTTCAAGGTTCCATGTTCAAAGTTCAATGTTAATATTTGATTGTGGTTTTCGGTTTGAAAAGTTCAAGGTTCCGTTTCAAAGTTCAATGTTAATATTTGATTGTGGTTTTCGGTTTGAAAAGTTCAAGGTTCCGTGTTCAAAGTTCAATGTTAATATTTGATTGTGGTTTTCGGTTTGAAAAGTTCAAGGTTCCGTGTTCAAAGTTCAATGTTAATATTTGATTGTAGTTTTCGGTTTGAAAAGTTCAAGGTTCTGTTTCAAAGTTCAATGTAATATTTGATTGTGGTTTTCGAGAAATGCATAACCC contains:
- the nadB gene encoding L-aspartate oxidase; translated protein: MKRHVDFLILGSGIAGLSYALKVAPHGKVCMVTKATEDESNTKYAQGGIAAVMHKPDSYEKHIKDTIICGDGLCDEDVVRMVIAESTESIKELISLGARFDKTSTGEYDLAKEGGHSEHRVLHHKDNTGFEIERALLEQVHKHPNIEILPHHFAIDILTQHHLGIEVTRRTPDITCYGAYVLNEKTGRIETIIAKTTLVATGGAGNVYSVTTNPGIATGDGISMVYRAKGTIENMEFYQFHPTALYNPGENPSFLISEAVRGFGGILRTQDGKEFMHKYDSRLSLAPRDIVARAIDNEMKLRGEDFVYLDCTHLDQKKFTEHFPNIFNKCKTLGIDTGKKMIPVAPAAHYMCGGIKVDKKGRASLKNLYAVGECSSTGLHGANRLASNSLLEAVVYANLASKDAIDAAKATSYCNGIPDWDAEGTEAPEEMILITQSLREVQAIMTYYVGIVRSNLRLQRAFDRLEILYKENEALYNKTTISPKLCELRNLINVAYLIIIGAQERKESRGLHYNVDYPKK
- a CDS encoding NifU family protein, which gives rise to MESPVKKPVVIYAESTPNPSAMKFVANRLLVPEGATVEYKTPAEAKTSPLALQLFMFSFVKQVFIAGNYITITKNDTVVWEDVIQHARDFIKLFLEEGNAVVNELPQKEVATDNTFVETKSVYTEHTAPVTEIETKIVEILEEYIRPAVEQDGGLITFKSFTNGIVTVQMKGSCSGCPSSTLTLKAGIEGLLKRMVPDVKEVVAEAV